The Microbacterium luteum nucleotide sequence CTACGCCCTGCGCCCGGTCGGTCCCCGTGGCCGCGCTCTGCCGGTGTCGTTCGATCAGGGCCGTCACGTCGGCGCCGGAGACCGGCCGGGATCCTGGATGTCGATCGCGCTGCGCCTGCCGCCGGGCACCACGCGCGATGCGCTCGCGGCCGCGTGGGAGCGCGCGGTCGACCGGCACGGCACGTTCCGCACGGTGTTCGGCCTCGACGACGCCGGCGAGCCCACGCTGCACGAGATCACGCTGGGCGACGGCGCCTGGGAAGAGCATCACGTTCCCGAGGGGATCGCGACCCGCGAAGTCGTGCGGGAGGTGTTCGACCTCGCCTGCCGCCCGCTCGCGGCGCCGTCCCACCGCCTGTGCGTGATCGAACCGGATGGCGCCGCCGACGATCCGCGCCCGTGCGTCGTCGTCGGCGCCGACCACGCCCACGTCGACATGTGGTCGCTCGTGGTGGTGGCGCGGGATGTCATCGCCTACCTCGACGCAGCTGCCGGGCAGGCGGGCGCCGACGACCTCCCGGACGCCCCGCCGTTCGCCGCGCACACCGCTGCGCTGGAAGATCGCGGTCCGGCACCCGAGAAGGTCGCGGCCCGATGGGCGGAGATCCTCGAGGTGTGCGGGGGCGAGATGCCGCGCTTCCCTCTCCCGGTCGGCGACCCGGCGCCCGGTGCCCTCCCGGTCGTCGAGGTGCGCGAGGTGCTGGATGCGATCGACTACGACGCGTTCGCCGGCGCGGCCAAGGCTGCGGGCACGTCCACGATCGGGCTGGCGATGTCGGCCCTGACCGAAGTGACCCGCCGCGTGGCGGACGCCCCGCTGCGGGCCGTGTTCCCCGTGCACAGCCGGCACGAGCCGCGCTGGCACGACTCCTCGGGCTGGTTCATCACCAACTCGGTGCTCGAATGCGTCGACGACGCACCCGCGGCGTGCGCGGCATCCGTCAAAGAGGCCATCACCCTGGGGTCGCATCCCCTCGCCCCGATCCTGGAGCCCTACGGCGGCATGAAGGTGCCGCGCGGCATGTTCGCCCTGTCGTGGCTGGACACCCGGCGCCTGCCGGTCGAGCTCGACGACGACCTCGACGCGCAGTACGTCTCGGCGGTCGCCGCGAGCGACGACGTCATGGTGTGGTTCGTCGTGAACCGACGCGGCCTGCATCTGCGGTGCCGATACCCCGACACCGATGAGGCCGTCGCCTCCGTCGGCGCGTGGCTCGATGCCGTCGCGGAGGGGTTTCTCGCACGCCTGCCCGACAGGACCGCACTCGTCGGCGAGGTGGGCTGACGCGGTCCGGCACGCACGCGTCCAGGCGCGTCCCGTACCCTGGATGACCGGAACCACGCCGCGTTGCACCTCCCGCGCGCGCCCGCCCGGCTCGTTCGAGCCTTCCTGCCTTCCCGGAGATCCCATGGCCACCGCCGCGCGCGCCACCGCGTCCGACCGATACCGACCGCGCCCATCCGTCCTCGAGGCGCTGCGCAGTCCGCGCATCCTCACCAGGGAGGTGCTCGCCGGTCTCGTCGTCGCCCTCGCCCTGATCCCCGAGGCGATCTCGTTCTCGATCATCGCCGGGGTCGACCCGCGCGTGGGGCTGTTCTCGTCGTTCGTGATGGCCGTCGCCATCGCGTTCCTCGGCGGACGCCCCGCGATGATCACCGCCGCGACCGGTGCCGTCGCCCTCGTGATCGCCCCGGTCGCCCGCGAGTACGGCATGGACTACTTCCTCGCGACCGTGATCCTCGCCGGCGTCTTCCAG carries:
- a CDS encoding peptide synthetase encodes the protein MRLTNIAQATLPPGAVHSYALRPVGPRGRALPVSFDQGRHVGAGDRPGSWMSIALRLPPGTTRDALAAAWERAVDRHGTFRTVFGLDDAGEPTLHEITLGDGAWEEHHVPEGIATREVVREVFDLACRPLAAPSHRLCVIEPDGAADDPRPCVVVGADHAHVDMWSLVVVARDVIAYLDAAAGQAGADDLPDAPPFAAHTAALEDRGPAPEKVAARWAEILEVCGGEMPRFPLPVGDPAPGALPVVEVREVLDAIDYDAFAGAAKAAGTSTIGLAMSALTEVTRRVADAPLRAVFPVHSRHEPRWHDSSGWFITNSVLECVDDAPAACAASVKEAITLGSHPLAPILEPYGGMKVPRGMFALSWLDTRRLPVELDDDLDAQYVSAVAASDDVMVWFVVNRRGLHLRCRYPDTDEAVASVGAWLDAVAEGFLARLPDRTALVGEVG